GGCCGCCTGGTCAGCCTGGCCACCCTCACTTCGACCCGGCCCTGGCCAGCCCGGCCGCCGTGATCAACGGGCCGCTGCCTCCAGATCGGCTACCAAGTCGCCACCGCCCGCGATCTCCAGCGTTCTCCGCGTTCCTGGTCCGATTTCGATATGGACCGTTACCGCGTCGGACGGCATGATCTCCGGGAACTTGTCTCCCCATTCGACCAGGCAGACGCACGCGTCCAGGTATTCGTCTAAGCCGAGGTCCAGCACCGACTCCGGGTCGTCCAGGCGGTAGAGATCGAAGTGGGCCACGAGTACCCGTCCAAGCTGACCAAGCTGGCCAGGCTGACCAGGCTGACCGGGCTGACCGTAGTATTCGTTCACGAGGGTGAAGGTGGGACTCGTGACCGGTTCCGCGACGCCGAGGCCCGCGCAGATCCCCTGGATGAAACAGGTCTTACCCGCGCCCAGGTCGCCGGAAACGCGCACCGTGTCCCCCGGCGCCAGCCACGCCGCCAGCCGTTTCCCGACCCGCGCGGTCTGCCCGGGGCCGTCCGTGTCGAAACTGCGCCGTACGGGCCGGGCCTGCGCGTCCGCATGTATCGAAGCGTTCAACCGATTTCCTTCAATCCGCCCATGTAGGGGATCAGCACCTCCGGGATGCGGATGCTGCCGCGCCCGGTCTGGTAGTGCTCGAGCACCGCGATCAGGGTCCGCGCCATGCCCATGCCCGATCCGTTCAGGGTATGCACGAACTGGCTCTTCCCGGCCTTGTCCCGGTACCGGATCCCGCTTCTCCGCGCCTGGAAATCCTCGAAATTGCTGCAGGAAGAGACCTCCAGCCACCGTTCCACCCCGGGCGCCCAGGCTTCCAGGTCATAGCACTTGGCCGCCGCGAAACTCAAGTCGCCCGTGCTCAGCGAAACCACGCGGTACGGGATGTTCAGCAGTTGCAGCACTTCCTCCGCGTCCTTCACCAGCGTCTCCAGCTCATCGTAGGAAGTCTCGGGACGGACGAATTTGACCATCTCTACCTTGTCGAACTGGTGCACCCGGATCAGGCCGCGGGTCTCCCGCCCGTAGGAACCGGCCTCGCGGCGGAAGCAGGGGCTGTAGGCCGTGTAGTAGATCGGCAGGTCGTCCTCGGAAAGGATTTCGTCGCGGTGCATGTTGGTCACCGGGACCTCCGCCGTGGGGATGAGGAACAGGTCGTCCAGGTCGGTCCGGTACATGTCCTCTTCCATCTTCGGCAGTTGGCCCGTGCCGAACATGCTCTGGCGGTTCACGATGAAGGGCGGAATGACTTCCGTGTACCCGTGCTTCTGGATGTGGAGGTCGAGCATGAACTGGATCAGCGCGCGCTGCAGCCGCGCGCCCTCGCCCTTGAAGAGGACGAAGTGGCTGCCCGATATCTTGCCCGCCCTTTGAAAGTCGATGATGTCGAGCGCTTCTCCCAGGTCCCAGTGGGCCTTGCGTTCGAATTCCGCCTCGGGCGTGGACCCCCAGCGGCGGACCTCCACGTTGGCGTTTTCGTCGGCGCCGACCGGCACCGAGGGATGGGGTATGTTGGGCAGGCGCTCGAGCAGGGACTGCAGGCTGTCCTGGAGGCCGGCCAGGTCGGTGTCGATACCCTTGATGCGCGCGGACACCTCCCGCATCTCCTCGATCCGGGCGGAAGCGTCTTCGCCGTCGCGTTTCATCGAGGCGATTTCGTCGGACACGGTGTTCCGCCGCTGCTTGAGCGATTCGCTCGACTGCAGCAGTTCCCGCCGCCGGGCATCCAGGTCGAGGAACCCGTCGACGTCGACCCGCTCGTTCTTGTTCGCCGCCGCCTGCTTTACCACGTCGGGGTTATTCCTGACGAATCGCTGGTCTAACATGATCTCTCCGTGTCCGTGTGCCTGTCGGGTGGGCTGCTGCCCGGGTTTCCATGGTTGTCCTGCCGCGATAAACCACGGTAAAATAGGAAGAGGTCTCCGCGCCCGGCAAGCAGAAACGAAGCGGCGGCGCCGACCCGCTCCCGTCTGATCATTACGGACGAACCGCCGGACGAACCGGACGAACCGGACGAACCGCCGGCCGCGCCGCCCGACTCGTTCAACGGTTCCTGTACTCCAGCATGCCCCAGTGGCAAAGGGCGAAGTCGTATTTGACCGGGTCTTCCGGGTCGAATCTTCTCAATGCCCGCGTGACCTCCTCGGCCATCTTCCAGTCTGCCTGCTTCCGGGACGTCAGGTCCAGCCGCCTGGAAATCCGCGCCACGTGGGTGTCTATCGGCATCACCAGGCGGGCGGGAAGTATACACGGCCAGAGGCCCAGGTCCGGGGCTTCCCTCCGGACCATCCACCGGACGTAGAGGTTCATCCGCTTACAGGCACTTCCCGAAATCGGGGAGGGCAACAGGTAGCGGATCCCCGTTTTCGTCCTTAGGCGTTCCCCGGAATCGACCTCCCGCGCGAAACCGAGCAGCGTATCGGTGAAATGGGAAAGCGCGGGACCCGTGTGGGTATCCGACGGGCGGTGGCCCGCGGCGAACAGCGCGCCGAGGGAGCCGTACCGCCGCAGGGCCTTCCCCATGACCGCGACCAGCGTAGACAGGTCCCGTCCCCGCGTCCAGCGGTATACGAATCCATCGAATCGACCGCCGTCCCGCCCGGGGACGAATTCCGTGACGAAGTCACAGGGCGCGTCTCCCATCCTCCGCAACGCCTCGCCGGCCGCTGCCGTGATCGTTTCGGCCCGGCCGTAAGCCAGCGAAGCCGCGACCAGGCCGGCGATCTCCTGGTCTTCCGGACGTTCGAAGCGTCTTACCACTTCGAGCGGATCGGGCGAAATCATGGAGAGATCGAAGGAACCGTACAGTGCTTCCAGCCGGTTTCCGATGGCGGTCCAGTCGACACGCGGCATGGCGAAACGTCCGTGTTGCGGGCCAGGTTTTAAAGCCGGGGTCCGGTTAAGGGATGGCGTATGCGGCTTGACTTGAATATAATTGACTTGAATATATCCGTATGTCGCGATTCCCGTAACCCGATTCGTGCCGGTTCCGCACCGGTCCTGCACTGGGCCTGCACCGGTCCTGCCAGGGACGGCCGCGGTCCGGCGGCGAGGCGCCTGCATGAACCCCGAGCAGTTGATACAGCAGATAGACCGTGGCCGGACTGAAGCGGTGTACTTTTTCTCCGGCGACGAGGCGTACCGGAAGGAAGAAGCCGTGGATACGCTGGTCGCCCGGGTCGTCGAGCCGGGGACGGAGGCGTTCTGCATGGACGTGCTTCGCGGCGACGAAAGCGATGCCGCGGCGATATTGACCGCCGCCTCCCTCGTGCCCATGATGACCGACCGTCGGTTGGTCGTCGTCAGGGATTTCCACAAGTTGCCGCAGAAGGACCGGGAAGCCGTGGCGGACTACGCGGAGCGGCCCGTACCGAGCACGGTCCTGGTGCTCGAGGCGCCCCGGGTGAACCTGAAGACCAGGCTGTACGAACGGCTGGCGAAGTCGGCGGTCTCGGTGGTGTTCTACCCGCTGTTTCCGGAGAGGATTCCTGCCTGGCTACAGCAGCAGGCGAAGCGTTACGGAAAGCGGCTGACCCCGGAGGCCGCGCACCAGATGCAGGCCATCGTGGGGACGGACCTGGGGGAACTGGCCGGAGAGGTGGAGAAACTGGCCGTGTTCGTCGGCGGCCGGGATACGATAGCGGCCGGCGACGTGGAGAGTACGCTCGGCCCCGTCCGCGCGGGGACGGTATTCGACATCGCCGAAGCCGTCGGCGAGAAGGACCTGGTCCGGGCGCTGGTGGCCTACGAGCGCGCGATTGACGGCGGCGATGCGCCCCAGGCCATCGTGGCGCTCTTCGTCCGCCACCTGGTGATCCTCTGGAAGATCAGGTTCCTTAAAAAGGACCGCCGGACGGATGACGACATCAAGAAGAAGCTGAGGCTGGGATGGGGGTTCAACCGGTTCTACAACCGCTATGCCGCGCAGTCCAGGCTGCTGACGGGACGGGATTTGCTCAGCGGGTTCGAAGCGCTCTACGAAGCCGATACGGCCCTGAAGTCCAGCGCGTTGCCGGCCGAACTCGTCATGCGGCGGCTGTTGTATACGTTGTGTACCGGGCACGCGGCATAGCGGCAAAGACACGGAGGGCTGGCCAGGCGCCATGGGCGCCGCGATTGTGAAATCGACCGAAGGCATCGTAATCAGGGAACACCGGGGCGTGTTCGACGTGGAGACCCGGCACGGGATCTTCGCCTGCGCGTTGCGCAGCAGGATGAAGAAGGCGCTGATCTATCCGGAACGGGACAACCAGCATCATTCCGTCGAGCAGGTCGGCCGTATCGACGCCGTGAATCCCGTGGCCATCGGAGATCGCGTGCGGGTCGTGGAGGACCAGGGCGAGACCGGGGCCATAGAGGAAGTGCTTCCGCGCCGTTCCAAACTCTCCCGACTCGCCCCCGGCAAGCGGCGCGTCGAACAGATCATGATCGCCAACGCCGATCATCTCGTCGCCGTCTTCTCGGTGCGGGACCCGAGTCCGAACCTGCAGCTGCTGGACCGCCTGCTCGTGGCTGCGGAGGCCGGCAACCTCGCCCCGGTCATCTGCCTGAACAAGATCGATCTGTCGAGGGACGAGGACCCGGACTTCGCGGCGATCTACGAACGGTGCGGATTCCGCGTCATCCCGGCCAGCGCCGTGACGCGAGAGGGGGTCGACCTGCTGAAGGCCACGCTGCGGAACCGGGTATCCGCGATCGCGGGCCCATCCGGCGCGGGAAAGACCTCCCTGCTGAACGCCATGCAACCCGGCCTCGGTCTGCGGGTCCGCGAGGTGAACCGGACGACGGGCCGCGGCCGGCACACCACCACCTATCTCGCCGCGCACCGGCTCGATGCGGGGGGCCTGGTGATCGACTCTCCGGGGATCCGGGAATTCAGCCTGTGGGACGTCTCGCCGCGCGAGCTTCCGGAGTTGTTCCCCGACATGCGCGGCCATCTTGCGGGCTGCAGGTTCCACGACTGCACGCACGTCCACGAACCGGACTGTACCCTGAGGGCCGCCCTGTCGGCGGGCGTCGTGTCCCGGGAGCGGTACGACAGCTACGTCGCGTTGCGTAAAGAACTGGATGAGGGGCGGTAGGTGTAAATCAGAATCCGATGCCCCGGTCCGGGTCCGCGCTAATCCCGGAGAAGGTGATCAACTCGTCCAGGGACAGTTCCATTTCCCGGCCCGAGACGAGACGCTTCGATCGGATGACGACGTTCAGGTGGTTGGGCAGGTGCGTCTCGTCGAACCCCGTTATCGTCCCGATCTCTTCCTCACGGACGGAGACCGCGTCCCCGCGCAGCAGCAGCCCCGCTTCCGAAACTTCCGCGAAGCCGATGTAGGCGGCCCGGTCCACCTTCGAACCCGGTCCGGCGTCTTCTTCGTCGGTGCAGATGAGTTCCAGGACATCTCCCCGCCGCACCGCCCGGGAAAGCTGGGGGATCAGGCTCAGGCCCCGGTCCTTAGCGGTCAGGTCCAGCACGGCGAAAAGGCGCGCCGACAGTTCCGTCTTGCTCGAATAGTGTGCCCGGTTGACCTTGCCTTCCACGTGAGGATCCCTGGACTCCGCCATATCAGGTCCTTCCCGAATAGTGAACCACGCAGCGTTTCACGCGGGTCACTTGCGACTGAATCCGGCCAGCAGGACGCCGATTGCATCCTGTGCCCGGCGCGCCGTCGACGCCGGGCCGACGAAGTTGTTTATCATGATCGAGAAGACCAGGGGCTCGCCGTCCAGGGTATGGACGTAGCCGCTCAGGCAGCTCACACCGGTCAGGGTGCCGGTCTTCGCCCTGAGATTGCCCATGGCCGCCGTGTCTTTCATCCGGTTTGCCAGGGTCCCGTCCTCCCCGGCGACGGGCAGCGCCTCCCGGAAGTCGGCGCCGATCAAGGGATCGTGGTACGCCGCCGTAAGCAGCGCCGCGACCTGGTCGGGCGATACGTAGTTGTACCACGAGAGTCCGGAACCGTCCGCGAACCGGTAGGCGTCGGGGTCCAGGCCGATGTAGTCTGCCAGGACCTGTCGCAGGGCGGCCAGCCCGTCGGCGGACGAGCCCGGTTCGCCCGTCGTGTGGCGTCCCATGGTCTTGATGAGCAATTCCGCCGTCAGGTTGTGGCTGTACTTGAGCAGGCGGACCAGGGCTCCGGTCACCGGCGGTGAACGGTAGGTCGCCACCGTCCGGGCGCGGGTCGGCGTGACGCCCCTTCGGACCGTTCCGGTCACGCGTACGCCGCTGGCCTGCAGCTTGTCCCGGAACAGTTTCCCCGCGTACAGACCGGGCGCTTCGACGGAGCGGAAGTACTCTCGTTCGCCCGCGTCCATGGCGACCCGGCCGGTTATGGTGATCCGGTTGGACCGCGACGGCCAGTCCCGCTCGATCCTGATCGGTTCGGCGGTAGAGGTATCCCCCGCCGCCGCCGTCAGGGCCTCCACGATAAAGGTAACGGACGTCGTCGGCGGATCGACCCGGACCGTTACGGGCGCGCCGACGGCGGCCCCGGGCGAAATGCCGATCTTCACGCTGTTTCCGTTTACCGATAGCGCGTTCAGGGAGGCGGAGTAACTGTACTGTACGTCGTCCCACATCCACCCCTCACCGTAGGGCACCTCGTCCAGGTAGGCGTCGTCGACGACGATGTCGCCCGCGATGACCCGTGCGCCGTACGACCCTGATACGAGGTCGGCTACGACACCGGCGAGGCTGTCCAGGTGCGCCGATTCCAGCATGGGGTCTCCGCGACCGAGTAGGTACAGCGACGTGTGAAGCGTGTCGCTTCCGGCATAGGCGTCACCATCGGCGAAGACGCTCGTCAGGTAGCGGTAGCCGGGGCCCATGGTCCGCAGGACGCCCATGGCGGTGAACAGCTTGGTATTGGACGCGGGATGGAACAGTCCGCTGGAGTGCCGTGCGAAGAGTACCTGGCCCGTGACCGGCGACACGACCTTCACGCCCACGGTCATGGGCGCCAGTTCCGGGTGATCCAGGATCCGGCTTATGTCCTCCGCCAGGCGCCGTTCCGCTCCGGAAGGCCCCCCGCGGAATTGCAGGGGACCGCCGCAGGCGAGCACGAACAGGACCAGGACGAGTAGCAGGACGCCGGCCGCGGGAGCGGACGGCGCTTTCATGGCGGCGGCGGTGTGAAAGACGTCCGTGCTGGGAAAGACGTCCGCGCCGAGCGTCGGTTTCGCGCTCATGTCAGCGTCCGGTCGATCGCCCGGACCACGTCGTCGTAACGGGCAGGCAGTTCCAGGGGGGCATGTCCATGTCTCACGTCGACGCCGTCCAGCCGGTCTTCATGGTATCCGACCTTGAAATCGGTGAACTTCAGTCCGTTCGCCGTGGAAATGATGATGACACGGTCGGTGGACCGAATCTCGCCACGTTCGACCATCTTGAAGAGCGCGGCCAGCGCGACGCCCGTGTGCGGGCAGTTGTAGAGCCCGGTCAGGTCGCCGCGGGCGGAGGCGTTCGCGATCTCGTCCTCGGTGGCCTGTTCGACTTTGCCGTCGAATTCCTTAAGCACGCGGACGGCGCGCTCGTAGCTGACGGGGTTGCCGATCTGGATGGCGCTGGCCACCGTCGACTCGGCATGGATAGGTTCGAATTCATTGAATCCCTTCAGGTAGCTCTGGTAGAGCGGATTGGCCCGCGCCGCCTGCGCGCAGACGATGCGCGGCCGCTTGTCGATCAGCCCGAGCTCCTCCATCATCAGGAACCCCTTGCCCAGCGCGGAGACGTTGCCCAGGTTGCCGCCGGGTATGATGATCAGGTCGGGCACCTCCCAGTCGAACTGCTGGCAGATCTCGATCCCGATCGTCTTCTGGCCTTCCAGGCGAAGGGAGTTCATGGAATTCGCGAGGTAGATGCCTTCGCTTTCGGCCACCTGCTGGACGATCTCCATGCATCCGTCGAAATCCGTATCCAGCGACAGGGTCAGCGCGCCGTGGGAGATGGGCTGAATGAGTTGGGTCACGGAGACCTTGTCCCGGGGCAGGAACACGATGGCCGGGATGCCCGCCGAGGCGCAATAGGCCGCCAGCGACGCCGAGGTATCTCCCGTCGAGGCGCACGCGATCCCCCGGATGCCCTGTCCTTCCTCGATCATCTGGTTGACCATGGAGACCAGCACGGTCATGCCCAGGTCCTTGAACGAACCGGTGTGGTTGTTGCCGCACTGCTTAACCCAGAGGTCGCCCAGGCCGAGTTCCTCGCCAAGCCGCTCGGCCCAGAACAGGTTGCTGCCGCCCTCGTAAATGGAAACGACGTGCTGGTCGTCCACCGCGGGGCAGACCCATTCCTTCTTGCCCCAGACCGAACTACCGTAAGGATACTCCGTCCGCCGGTACCGCTCGTCGAACAGTCTCATCCAGCCCGCGGCGCCCCGGGCCCTCAGGCTTTCCATATCATGGGCGACGTCGAGCAGGCCCCCGCAGACCCGGCACCGGTAGATGATTTCGTTCAACGGATAGGTTTCGCTGCAGCCTTCGATGCAGTAAAACCAGGACCTGTATTCCATGGAGAACCTGCTTTTTGTACCCGGCCATGCCGATTTTTGAATAATAATGAAATAAAATGTTGACTATGATTGGGACCGGATATATACTTATTACTCGCTGAATGGAGCACTACCAAACACAGCCGAACCATTACCAGCGCAACACCTTATGCGGGGCCGTGTACAAAGTCAAGGAAGATTTGGCGGCGTCTGCGGGGGTTGTGATGAGTACGATAGCGTAATGGATTCGGGCCGTGTTGTGCAATTCGTTTCAGCCCATATCGAAGGATGAAATTTATTTCGTGTTACGTGTCATCCGGAACGGCCCCATACAGGTGGCGAATTACGACCCATGGGCTTGTTTCTCCTAGAGTCCCAAGGGGTTTCGGATATGGATTCGTGTGCGCCGGCGGGCGGTTCGAAATCTGGCACGTTGTTTGCATTTGATAGGTACACGGATCACTGACATTCAAAATCGATGTTTCGTCGCGTGTTCATGCCCTTGCACGCGGCCGTCATGTATGTCGTTTCATATCACTTTGAAGGTATTCAGATAACTTGTTTGTATACGATTGCCCCAATACCATCGCTGGAGGGAGGTGAGTGTCGAAAGAAGTGCAGTTGGAATCTGAAGTCGAGTCTGCAACATTACGATACAGTCAGCAGGCCGGGGCAAGCTGACAATAATCAGAAGGGCTCTGTTAAACGAGGAGTGAATTAGATGTCTATAACAATTTCACGAGCTTTGCGCTTCGCATTCGCTTTCGCGTTAGTGCTCAGCATCTCGACGGAAGCACAGGCGCAGATTTCGCTGGGTAAGATTTCCGGTGTCGTGGTCGACGGTGCGACGCGGGAACCGCTGCCCGCGGCCAGTGTCCGCGTCGAGGGCACGGTTCTGGGTGCAATGGCGAATGACATGGGCGAATACTTCATTCTGAACGTACCGCCCGGTTCCTACACCCTGGTGGTGAATGTCATCGGTTATGTCCCGGTGCGTGCCATAGGTACGCAGGTGGATGCCGATATCACCACGACGCTCAACTTCGAACTGGAGTCCACGATTCTCGAATCCGCCGAGGCGGTCGAGGTCGTGGCGACCCGGGACCTGGTCGAGAAGAGTCTGACCTCCACCCGGACCATCGTGCAGGCCGAAGAAATCCAGGCGCTGCCGGTGGTGAATATCGCCGAAGTGGTTTTGACCACCGCGGGCAGCTTCGCCGGAAACCTCCGCGGCGGCCGCGCCCAGGATCAGCAGACCACGATCGACGGTGCCACGGTGACAGGGCAGCGGTTAAACACAGCACAGGCGTTTACGATCAACCCCTACATGATCCAGGAACTTCAGGTCAAGACGGGTACGTTCAACGCCGAATACGTGAACGCGCTGGCCGGCATCACCACGGTGGTGACCCGCGAAGGCGGTTCCAGTTATAACGGTAACTTCGAGTACCGCACGCTAGGTCAGAAAGGCCTCAACTGGGCCAAACCGCCTGATCTCGATATCGTCGACGCCTACCGGGCCGGTACCTGGTCGGAGCAGGATCTGCGCGATATCATCCAGGGCGCGATCGACAAGACGAACGCCTTCAACAGCGATCCCGCCCGCGCGGACGATGGTCTCAGGATGCAGGATCCTTTCGACGTGCTGGACATGACCGGTGCGCCGGAAAGCTGGTCCGCCATCTACAAGCGCGACACCTATTACTGGGATTACGATCGGGTCATTCCCGAACCCGAAGCCATCCTCTGGTCTTATCTGTCGGATGGCCTGCCGGAAGCCCAGGCGAATAGCGGTGTCGCGGTGAATCGCGATGCGCCGGTGGACCGGTCCTTCCACCCGGACAAGTACAACCAGTTCGCCCGGAACAACCGGACGGAGAAGCGCCCGGTCCAGATCGACTTCGGCATGGGCGGTCCGCTGGGCAGCAAGCTGAACTGGTTCGCTTCAGGGCGTTTTAACGAGAGTTGGGGCCGTAACCCCAATGACTACTCCCGCCTGATGAACACCTTCGTGAAGATGACCTACCGGCCACGGACCAGCATGAAACTGTCCATGTCCGGACTCATGGAAGACGAGGGTTTCTTCAGCAGGAAGGGTCAGCGGAGTACGCCTTACGGATGGAAGTACAATTCGGATGGCCGCAACCAGAACTACAACGGCCGGTTTCACGTGAATTTGGCGTATACCCATACGCTCAGTCCGCGGACCTTCTACGAGATCCGTTTCAGCCACTTGCGCGAGTACAACGAACGCTACAATCCCAAGTACGGCAAGGAGCCCCTGCCGGCGCTTACTTCCGCGTTCATCAACTCCGTGGGTTACTCGGCACTCGAGGAAGGCGCCGGTACGCAGGTGCCCTACATCCTGTACGGCGACGAGGCCTACTCTGCGATCGATTTCGGCAACTACATCAGTCGCCGGCCTTTCAAGACGGACCTCAACTTCGCCATCACCAGCCAGGTGAACTCGAACCACCAGTTCAAGGGCGGTTTCGGCGTGACGATGAACGACTATGAAGAGAGCACGAGAGGCCCCGCCCGGGGTAACGCCGTGTCGCTCTTCAACGACCTCAATCTGGACCCGACCGCCAGCACGCTGCCCCTCGCCGGCCGGCAGGCGCACGTCTATCCGGTCGAGTACTTCGCGTACATGCAGGACCGGATCGAGTACGGAAGTCTCGTGGTGAACGCGGGGTTGCGGCTGGACATCTTCGACGCCAATGCCAACGCGATCAATCCGTACCGTCCGCGTTCTGGTCCCGGTCCGGAGCATGATGATCCGGAATACCGCACGTTGGAGCCGTCGATGAAGACGGGTCTTGCGCCGCGCCTGGGTATCTCCCATCCGATCACGGATCGCGCCGCGTTGCACTATTCGTACGGTATCTTCAACCAACGTCCGCGGCTGGAGGCCCTGTACACGGGCCTGGTTCAGACCTCGCCGTTCGAGCGGAACCACGGTAATCCGGACCTGCCGTTCCAGAAGTCCACGAATTACGAGATGGGTCTGCAGGCGGAGATCTATCCCGGTTACTACGTGGACGTCACGGGTTATTTCCGGGATGTAAACAACCAGCCGCTTACCTGGCTCTTCGCACCGGACGTAGCTTTCATCGGCGGTTCGCAACGCGAGGTCTCCATCCTCCTTCCGACGTTCGCCCAGGACGCGCGCGGACTCGAGGTATCGGTACGGCGCCAGATGGCCAACCGGTTCTCGGTACGTGCCAACTACACCCTGGCCTTCACGTCGGATCTGACCACGCCGCAAACCGTCCGCGAACGCGGCGGTGAGACGGTACTCGTTTTCTCCGACTTCGTGGATGGCACGCCGACGCCGGATACTTACATCCGCGAGTTCAACCAATTCGATCGACGTCATCGTCTCGTCGCGAACCTCCTGCTCGAGCTGCCCTACGGCATCAGCGCTTCTTTGCTGACCAAGGCGCAGAGCGGTAACCAGTACCGCACGTCGAGCGACCAGGCGATCGATCCGCTCGGATTGCTTGCCGCTGCGCAGCGTTCGCCCTGGACCTGGACCACCGACCTGTACGCCCAGAAGAACTTCGATCTCGGCAACGTGCGGCTCGGCGTGTTCACCCAGGTCAACAACCTCTTAGACCGGGCGAACATCTATGCCATCACCGGTGGCTCCGACAACGCGAACGGTGACCGCTGGCAACGTCGCGGCGATCCCGTGGGTCTCGTAGGCGGTCCTTTGGGTGGCATCGGTACGCAGGGTAACGGACCACGCGATATCTGGATAGGTCTCAACTTAGCATGGTAAATCCAAAGCGGGGAGGCGCGCATTTACCGCGCGTCTTCTCGCAACGTTGGCGGCGTTCGCGGAACGTTGCCGGCATAAGGAGGTTCATTTTGAAGAAATGGCGTCGATACGTAACAGCCGGAGCGTTGGTGCTTTCTTCGGCGGCAATCCTTGGGACAGCTACATATCTCACGGCTTTGCCGGACGCCCCGGCAAACTCTGCGACGGCTCAGTTGGTTCCGATACCTCACGAGCTCGGCGTGGATGAAAGGCAGCCTGCCTATATCGGTGGTCAGACTTACATGGCCGTCATGAATTCGGAACTGACCGATACCTACACCGGTTGGGGTTGGCGTGGGTCCGGTCGTTCCATGAGTCCGACGATGGGCTATCCTTCGTACACCTTCCCGGCGGGCGGGCTGGACGCGCCGCTATGGGCGTCGGCCTTCGGCATCACGGCCTATCTGCCTGACGCCGTGGCCGGTATGCCTGCAAGCCGCGCCGAAGGTGCATTCGTCGGTACGAACAACGTGTACCGGGCTCCGCCTCACCAGCGTGAGAATCCACCCGCGGGCTTCTGGTCCGATCAGGGCGGTTCGCAAAGTCCCGGTTTTGGTGGCGGCACTGTGGGCCCCGGTGGATACCGCGAGCCGTTTATCACGGAAGCCACCTTCAATACGAACGCCGGTATTCGGATCCTGCGTCAGTCGTACAGCTTCAGCTACGGCTACGGCCATACGAATGACTTCATCCTGCTGCGTCATGTGTTGAACACGCACGGCGATGTGGATGTGAATACCGATAACAGTCCGGAATTAAACGGAGCCACGGTCAAGAACTTCTTGATCATCTTCAACTACGACTTCGATATTCCATGGACGAACAATCCCCTCCTGACGGGCGGGGCGATCGGCGGTGGTACCGGTGGCGACGACAAGCAGCCGCCCGCCATGTTCAGCCGCGTGATGCCTCTCGCCGTACCGGAAGGGCTGATCAACTCGGGCCGCTACAACCAGGCGCCTTACAGCGACCGGTTCTATTCGGGCCTGGTCACCATGTTCGACGAGGACAGTCCTGGACATCCGGGTATCGATTCCTACGTGTGGAATACGACCAACGGTAACTTCAATCCGTTGCACGTGGGCGAAGCATCCCTGATGATTCTCGAAG
The DNA window shown above is from Gemmatimonadota bacterium and carries:
- the tsaE gene encoding tRNA (adenosine(37)-N6)-threonylcarbamoyltransferase complex ATPase subunit type 1 TsaE, with product MAGGLFLQQFRGFPGAEKRDPVPGQGREEPVRAYPERIGHGHGADPDRGARALPDRARQHPHPGGADPLHGRIEGNRLNASIHADAQARPVRRSFDTDGPGQTARVGKRLAAWLAPGDTVRVSGDLGAGKTCFIQGICAGLGVAEPVTSPTFTLVNEYYGQPGQPGQPGQLGQLGRVLVAHFDLYRLDDPESVLDLGLDEYLDACVCLVEWGDKFPEIMPSDAVTVHIEIGPGTRRTLEIAGGGDLVADLEAAAR
- the serS gene encoding serine--tRNA ligase, with translation MLDQRFVRNNPDVVKQAAANKNERVDVDGFLDLDARRRELLQSSESLKQRRNTVSDEIASMKRDGEDASARIEEMREVSARIKGIDTDLAGLQDSLQSLLERLPNIPHPSVPVGADENANVEVRRWGSTPEAEFERKAHWDLGEALDIIDFQRAGKISGSHFVLFKGEGARLQRALIQFMLDLHIQKHGYTEVIPPFIVNRQSMFGTGQLPKMEEDMYRTDLDDLFLIPTAEVPVTNMHRDEILSEDDLPIYYTAYSPCFRREAGSYGRETRGLIRVHQFDKVEMVKFVRPETSYDELETLVKDAEEVLQLLNIPYRVVSLSTGDLSFAAAKCYDLEAWAPGVERWLEVSSCSNFEDFQARRSGIRYRDKAGKSQFVHTLNGSGMGMARTLIAVLEHYQTGRGSIRIPEVLIPYMGGLKEIG
- a CDS encoding TIGR02757 family protein, whose product is MQNASVPGSTTRATSVSTASSFRYASSPEKKYTASVRPRSICCINCSGFMQAPRRRTAAVPGRTGAGPVQDRCGTGTNRVTGIATYGYIQVNYIQVKPHTPSLNRTPALKPGPQHGRFAMPRVDWTAIGNRLEALYGSFDLSMISPDPLEVVRRFERPEDQEIAGLVAASLAYGRAETITAAAGEALRRMGDAPCDFVTEFVPGRDGGRFDGFVYRWTRGRDLSTLVAVMGKALRRYGSLGALFAAGHRPSDTHTGPALSHFTDTLLGFAREVDSGERLRTKTGIRYLLPSPISGSACKRMNLYVRWMVRREAPDLGLWPCILPARLVMPIDTHVARISRRLDLTSRKQADWKMAEEVTRALRRFDPEDPVKYDFALCHWGMLEYRNR
- the holA gene encoding DNA polymerase III subunit delta; this encodes MNPEQLIQQIDRGRTEAVYFFSGDEAYRKEEAVDTLVARVVEPGTEAFCMDVLRGDESDAAAILTAASLVPMMTDRRLVVVRDFHKLPQKDREAVADYAERPVPSTVLVLEAPRVNLKTRLYERLAKSAVSVVFYPLFPERIPAWLQQQAKRYGKRLTPEAAHQMQAIVGTDLGELAGEVEKLAVFVGGRDTIAAGDVESTLGPVRAGTVFDIAEAVGEKDLVRALVAYERAIDGGDAPQAIVALFVRHLVILWKIRFLKKDRRTDDDIKKKLRLGWGFNRFYNRYAAQSRLLTGRDLLSGFEALYEADTALKSSALPAELVMRRLLYTLCTGHAA
- the rsgA gene encoding ribosome small subunit-dependent GTPase A, whose product is MGAAIVKSTEGIVIREHRGVFDVETRHGIFACALRSRMKKALIYPERDNQHHSVEQVGRIDAVNPVAIGDRVRVVEDQGETGAIEEVLPRRSKLSRLAPGKRRVEQIMIANADHLVAVFSVRDPSPNLQLLDRLLVAAEAGNLAPVICLNKIDLSRDEDPDFAAIYERCGFRVIPASAVTREGVDLLKATLRNRVSAIAGPSGAGKTSLLNAMQPGLGLRVREVNRTTGRGRHTTTYLAAHRLDAGGLVIDSPGIREFSLWDVSPRELPELFPDMRGHLAGCRFHDCTHVHEPDCTLRAALSAGVVSRERYDSYVALRKELDEGR
- the dacB gene encoding D-alanyl-D-alanine carboxypeptidase/D-alanyl-D-alanine-endopeptidase, coding for MSAKPTLGADVFPSTDVFHTAAAMKAPSAPAAGVLLLVLVLFVLACGGPLQFRGGPSGAERRLAEDISRILDHPELAPMTVGVKVVSPVTGQVLFARHSSGLFHPASNTKLFTAMGVLRTMGPGYRYLTSVFADGDAYAGSDTLHTSLYLLGRGDPMLESAHLDSLAGVVADLVSGSYGARVIAGDIVVDDAYLDEVPYGEGWMWDDVQYSYSASLNALSVNGNSVKIGISPGAAVGAPVTVRVDPPTTSVTFIVEALTAAAGDTSTAEPIRIERDWPSRSNRITITGRVAMDAGEREYFRSVEAPGLYAGKLFRDKLQASGVRVTGTVRRGVTPTRARTVATYRSPPVTGALVRLLKYSHNLTAELLIKTMGRHTTGEPGSSADGLAALRQVLADYIGLDPDAYRFADGSGLSWYNYVSPDQVAALLTAAYHDPLIGADFREALPVAGEDGTLANRMKDTAAMGNLRAKTGTLTGVSCLSGYVHTLDGEPLVFSIMINNFVGPASTARRAQDAIGVLLAGFSRK